AATAAAGGATTAGCTGAAGATGTTTTAGATGAAGTAGCTGTTGAAATACCGTTAAAACTCTATATAAACGGGGAAGCTTACGCAACATTAATGGTTACGCCAAATCAATTAAAGGAGTTAACAATAGGCTTTTTAATTAGTGAAGGAGTAATAAAAAGCATAGATGAAATTAAAGAGTTTAAAATTGAGAATTCATTTATTAAAGTAGAATTAAGAAAAAAGGAAAAATTATCATTACCAAATAAAGTTATATTAACAGCTTGCACTTCAAGTGAAGAATTTTTAAATCAAATATTGAATTTTGAAAAACCAATTGTAGAATCTAATTATGTTATTAAAGCTTCTAAAATTTCAGAAATGCTTGAAGAATGCATTAAAAAAGCTGAAATATATAAAGCTACAGGAGCAACCCATTTTGCTGGAATATTTCAAAATGAAGAATTAAAAGCTTTTTCTGAAGATGTTGGGCGTCATAATGCTGTAGATAAAGCTATAGGTTTAGCAATTTTAAAAAATGTTGAACTTCAAAAAACTGTTTTAATATCTTCTGGACGGCAACCTGCAGATATAGTTTTAAAAGTTGCTAAAGCAGGAATACCGATTTTAGCATCTATGAGAGCTCCATTAATGTCTGGAGTTAATGCTGCTAGAATTCTCGGTGTAACATTAATTGGTTTCGCTAGAAAATTAAGGATGAATATTTATTCTTTTCCAGAAAGAATATTACTAGGTTAAAAGTGGGAAATTTTAATGAATTCAAAAAGACTTTTTGAAACAGCAAAAATAGTTTCTAAAAGAATTTTAAAAATTAAAAAAGATGAAAGAACAATTATAGTAACGAATCCAAAAAAAGATTGTTTAGAAATTTCTCAAGCATTATACACAGCATTTAATGAAGCTGGTGCAAATTCAACCTTAATAATTCAACCTGTAAAATCAAGTTTTGATTATATGAATATTGAAGTTAGAGAAGCAATAGCTTCAATCCCACATGTAATATGTTCTATAAGTCATGAACGATTAGGTAAAGACCCAATTTGTTTAAAAGAACCTTTATTAGCTAGTGATGGAAAGAAATACGATAATATATTTAATTTTCTACTTGCTGAAAAAAAGATTAGAGCAGTTTGGAGCCCAGGAATAACAAAAAGAATTTTTATTGAAGCTGTACCAATTAACTATAATAGATTAAAACAAAGATGCTTCATGATAAAAAAGTTTATGAATGGAGCATCTGAAGTTAAAATTCAAACTTTAAATGGAACGAATTTCTTCTTTAATATTAATGGTAGAGAAGTTAAAATTGATGATGGAGACTTCAGCGAGTTAGGTAAAGGAGGAAATTTGCCAGCTGGAGAAATATATATTTCTCCAGTTGTAGGTTCATCTGAAGGCATTATTGTTGTTGATGGAAGCATATCAATGGAGAAAACTTTTCTTTTAAAGTCACCAATAAAAATTGAAGTGAAAAATGGTTATGTAAAGAAGGTTTCTGGCGGCTTAGAAGCTGAAATTTTAAAACGATTAATTAAAAAAGCTGTTATTCAACCTTTTAAACTTGTAGAAAAAGGTGTTTTATCTAAAGATAAAGCTTTAGAATACTCTAAAAACGCTAAACATATAGGTGAATTTGGTTTAGGTTTAAACGATAAAGCTAAAATAGTGGGAAATGTTCTTGAAGATGAAAAAGTTTTAGGAACAATTCATATAGCTATAGGTTCAAACTATGATGAAGATGCTCAAGCTTTAATCCATTATGATTGCGTTATTAAAAAACCTTCAGTATTTATTGATGGAGAACCACTTATGAAAAATGGAAAATTAATACTTTAAGAGGTGAAAACTTATTAAAGCTTTAGCTTTAGATATTGATGGAACAATTACAAATCAAAAAGGAATGCTTGATTTAAAAGCTATAGAAATTATAAGAAAACTTGAGGAAAGTGGAATTTTAGTTTTTTTAATAACTGGAAGAAATTTCTGCGTTACAAGTGCTATAACAAAATATTTAGGAACATGCGGTTTAGCAGCTGCTGAAAACGGTGGAATAATATGGGATGGGAAGAAAAAAATTCTCTTAGGTGTTAAAGAAAAAGCTGAAGAAGGATTAAAAGCTTTAACAACAAAGTTTAGAGAAAAAATCATTGTTGTAAATTCCCCATATAGAGAAACAGACATACTTGTAAAAAGAACTTTTGACTTAAATGAAGCAAACGAATTTTTGATAAAGAATAAAGTCCAAGCTCATATGTTAGATAGTGGCATAGTATATCATATAGTTGATAACTCTGTAGATAAAGGAAAAGCTTTAAGAAAACTAGCTGACGTAGCGGGAATAAATATAAAGGATACTATAGCTATAGGAGATAATTTAAACGATATAGAAATGTTAAAAGAAGCGGGATTTGGAATAGCTGTTGCTAATGCTCCAAAAGCATTAAAAGACGAAGCAGATTATATATGTAGAAAAGAGTATGCAGAAGGTTTTAAAGAAGCTATATCACTAATTTTTAAATTTTAAGGTTTAAACAATTTGATTACTGCTTCACCCCTTTTCACGTTTAAGTTTTCAGCAACTGGAAAACATTTAGCTACTAAAAGATAAGCTACAGGAATACTTAATTTTTCTTCAGTTAAAACTTCATAATGAGCCATACCTTTAGCAATTATTAAATCTGAACTTAATATTTCATCCTTAATTTTTACAGGTAATTTACTTAAGGGAAAACCTATACAATTCAATTTTACAATCAGGATTTCATCTGAAAGTTTAGTTAAATTCGCTTCATCTAAATCTTCTACAGTAGCATCATTCATAATTGGATAAGCTTTAACCACAGTATTCAATTTAACTCCTAAACTTTTAATTTGTTTAGCTAAAAGCTTATCTATAATGATTTCTCCAGCATTATCCACAAATAAAGAAACTTTATCAGCTGAGTTAATTAAATCATAAATCTCTTTGCTTTCATCAATTGCTACTTTCCCATTTTCAAAAAATTTTGTTAAATCATTTATGGAAAATGAATGCTCTGGAATATCAAATTCTATATTGTTAGCTAAAGCAGAATAAAAACAAGCTTTTTTAAACTTTAAAAATTCATTATTAAGTCTAGAAATATTCGTTTCAAGAATTGATAAAATTTTTAATGCTGTAACATTTGAAAGCTTTTTTTCCCGTTTATAAATATCTGTATTTCCAGTTTCACGCTTAATAATTTTTTCTCTTAAAGCTCCTAAATCACTTGGATTAGCTTCTTCATTTAAATGTTTAGCTAAAACCTTAGCGAGTTTAATAGCTGTTTTAAGCCTTTTTTCGTAATCTTCTGTAGCTTTTTGAATCTCTATTAAACCTCTTTGAATTAAACATTGAATGCATTCAGGTTTAATTCGCAATTAAGTATCCTCTTTATTCAATTTTTCTAGCTGCTTCAGCTAAATCAAATAAAGCTTCCTCTTGATTTTTAGCTTTAACAACTCCGCTAGCAACCAAAACTCCTTTAGCACCAAGCTTTAAGGCAGCTGAAACATCTTCACCCTTAGTTATTCCAGCTCCACATAAAACAATAACTTTAGGATTAACTTTTTCTATAAGCGCTACAGTATTTCTAACTATCTCAGGTTTAGCCTTAGAAACAGCTATTCCAGAACCTATAAGTTCAGGCGGTTCAATAGCAACTATGTCAGGATTTAATGCAGCAACTGCAGCGCTAGCCTTTTCAGTATCAGCACAAACAACTGAAATCATTTTCAACTCTTTAAGCCTACTTATTGCTTCATCTATTTCAGATAGTTTTATTTTTTTCTCAGAGTGATTTATCAAACTTCCAGCAGCACCCGCATCTTTTATAGCTTCCGCTGTAACGTAGCCTGTGTAAGCACCAGGTTTAAATGGATCAACATGTTGAGCAAAAACTGGAACTTCAACATTTACAGCTATTTTGCGTAAATCAATTAATTGAGGAGCAACACCTATACAAACTCCAGTTTCCTTGGAAATTTTTTCAGCTATTTTAGCGAGGTTAAAAGCTTTTTCGCCAGTAGCTTCATTATACGCCTTAAAATTAACCAAAATAAAGGGCGTAGAAACTTTTTTTAAATTCAAATTTTTTCACCTTTCAACAAGTTATTAATATACATTATTTAAAGTTTTATTTACAATTTAAAGGGAAGAGAATAAAGTTAATAAAGAAACACTTACCATAAAAGTTATTAAAGGGTGAATAAAGATGAGTGAAAAAAAACTAACTATTAGCTTAATTAAAGCTGACGTAGGTTCAGTTGCAGGGCATCACATTGTTAAAGAAGAACAAAAAGAGTTAGCTAGAGAAATTTTAGAGGAGGCTAAAAAGAAAAATCTTTTAATTGATTATTATGTTTTTAATTGCGGAGACGACCTTGAACTTTTAATGACACATAACTATGGAGAAGGAAACTCTAAAATTCATGAGTTAGCTTGGAACACTTTTAAAGAAGTTACAGAAAAGGTATCTAAAAAATTTAAGTTGTATGCTGCTGGTCAAGATTTATTAACTGAAGCATTCAGCGGAAACATTAAAGGTATGGGACCTGGTGTAGCTGAAATGGAAATTATTGAAAGACAAAGCGAACCAATCGTTGTTTTTGCTGCTGATAAAACTGAACCTGGAGCATTTAATTTTCCTTTATTTAAGATTTTTGCTGATCCCACTTCAACTGCAGGTTTAGTAATAGATCCATCAATGCATGAAGGTTTCACCTTTAGAGTAATGGATGTAATTGAGCATAAAACTGTAGATTTGCAATGTCCAGCTGAAATGTATGATCTACTTGGGTTAATTGGAACAACAAGTCGCTACGTAATTGAAAGGGTATTTAGAACAAAAGATAAATTATTAGCAGCTGTTTCAAGCACAACTAGGTTAAGTTTAATAGCAGGTAAATACGTTGGAAAAGACGATCCATGCATGATTGTTAGATGTCAACATGGTTTACCTGCTGTTGGAGAGGTTTTAGTTCCATTTGGGTTACCACATTTAGTGGCAGGTTTTATGAGAGGTTCCCATATAGGTCCATTAATGCCTGTAGGCTTAAAAGATGCTAAATGCACGCTTTTTGATGGTCCACCAAGAGTGGTAGCTTTAGGATTTAATATTTCAGATGGTCAATTAATAGGGGTTAAAGGAAATGAACCTGCAGATTTATTTGCGGATGTAGCATTTGATAGAGCAAGAGCAATAGCTAATGAAGTAACTGATTATATAAGACGCCATGGCGAATTTATGCCTGCTAGATTAGGACCTGAAGAAATGGAGTATACAACGCTTCCAAAAATTTTAGAAAAATTAAAAGATAGATTTATGAAAGCTGGTTAAAACACTTACTCTTTTCCCCTTTTTTTAAAAAATTAAATAATTGTTTCTTTAAATTTGTTTAAATCTTCATAAACTATGTTTCCAACAACTATTGTAGCGTATTTAGCCATTTTTTCAGCTCTCTCTTTATTGTTTATTCCTCCACCATAAAATAATTTAGCTTGCTTTAATTCTTCTTTAACAGTTTTAACCACTTTTGGATCCCCATAAACCCCACTATATTCTATATATAAAATTGGGAAATTTACAAATCTATCTGCAAAAATCGCGTAAGAAACAATTTGATTTAAAGATAAATTCGTTACAGCTTTCGTTACTTTAGCTACAGCAGATTTAGGATTTAAAACTATATACGCTTCAGGAACAATTTTTTCCCATGGAATATTCTTTTTCTTAATTTTTAAAATCCAGTTTACATGCGCTTCAATAATCCACCATTTATCTCTAGAATTTATTACTGAAGGAACAAAAATATAATCCACATTATTAAAAACTACTGCTTCAGCCTTTACAGGCTCTAAAACTATCGGTTTACCACAACCTTTAAGCATATTAATCAATTTAACAACTTTTCTTTTAGTTATTCTTTGAGTCCCGCTAACCATTATCGCGTCTGTTCCACTCTCTATAACAGTTTGAATAACTTCTTTAGTATTTTCTTTATCTGGATCTAATTTAGTTACATGTTTCCAACTTGAAAAATCTAAATTCAAAAATTCATCTCCCGCCTAACTTTAACTCCTAAATCCGGATAATCAGTAATTACGCCATTTACATTCATAAGAAGCATTTTCTTAATGTTTTCTTCATTATTTACTGTCCAAACATTAATAAATAAATTATCTTTTTCCGCTTCTTCAATTACATTTTGTTTTAAATAGCACCATTCTAAATGCAATCCATCTGCATAAGCAAGTAAAGCATCTAAAGTTGGTTTAACAGGGCATCCTGAAAAAATTATAGCTGTAACCAACCTTCTATTTAACTTTTTAATTTTTTTAACTGTTTGATGATCGAAAGCTGAAATTATAACCCAATCTTCCATATTAAATTCCTTAATTAACTCTATAATTTTTTCTTCTATTCTATCGTAGAAGAATGGCCCATTTTTTATTTCAATTACAACTCCAACCTTATTTTTGCAAACTTCAAAAACTTCCTTTAAAGTAGGTATTTTTTCACTCTCAAATTGATTGCCAAAGCGACTTTTATAACCTGCACTTAAACTTTTTAATTCTATTAGGTAATAATCTTTTATATAACCTTTCCAATTGGTTGTTCTACTTAATTCTTCATCATGAATAACTATTGGAACGCCATCTTTAGTTAAGTGAACATCGCATTCAATAGCATCCGCATTTAACTCTATAGCTTTAAGAAAACTTGCTAAAGTGTTTTCAGGTGCATAACCACTAGCCCCTCTATGCGCAATGATTACTCTCTCTTTTGAATTTAACTTTTCAATAAAACTCTTCATATACTTCATCCTTTTAAGAATTATGATTAAATTTAAATTTTTGTTTTCCGCGCATTTTTTACATTTAAAAAGTATTACCTTAAGTTAATATACCGTAAGTTTTATATAGTATATAAAAAGATAAATTAATTTCGGTGATGAAAATGGCTAGCAAAAGGGAAATGGCTCTTGTAGCTATAATCATTATATTGCTTATAACAAATGTCTATGCGTTTTCTCAATCTGCTAAAGTAGCAACATTAGAAAAGGAACTTGCTGAACTTAAAGCTAAACCAATAGTTACTTCACCAACATGGGATGACATAGTAGCTAAAGCTAAAGAGCAAGGCGTAGTAATCTTCTACGGTTATGGAGATGAATTCATGAAGAAATTCTTCCTTGATAGATCAGCTGAATTCGAAGCTAAATACGGTATAAAAGTTGAGTATCATCATGGAGATTGGTTTAGCACAGTTGAAAAATTAAAAGCGGATAAAAAAGCTGGAAAAACAGTTGGGGATGTGGATTTAGTTTTCTTATGGTCTAAACCTTTTGC
This is a stretch of genomic DNA from Candidatus Bathyarchaeota archaeon. It encodes these proteins:
- the fdhD gene encoding formate dehydrogenase accessory sulfurtransferase FdhD, encoding MISTFKTIVKKLDLNKGLAEDVLDEVAVEIPLKLYINGEAYATLMVTPNQLKELTIGFLISEGVIKSIDEIKEFKIENSFIKVELRKKEKLSLPNKVILTACTSSEEFLNQILNFEKPIVESNYVIKASKISEMLEECIKKAEIYKATGATHFAGIFQNEELKAFSEDVGRHNAVDKAIGLAILKNVELQKTVLISSGRQPADIVLKVAKAGIPILASMRAPLMSGVNAARILGVTLIGFARKLRMNIYSFPERILLG
- a CDS encoding phosphoglycolate phosphatase yields the protein MKALALDIDGTITNQKGMLDLKAIEIIRKLEESGILVFLITGRNFCVTSAITKYLGTCGLAAAENGGIIWDGKKKILLGVKEKAEEGLKALTTKFREKIIVVNSPYRETDILVKRTFDLNEANEFLIKNKVQAHMLDSGIVYHIVDNSVDKGKALRKLADVAGINIKDTIAIGDNLNDIEMLKEAGFGIAVANAPKALKDEADYICRKEYAEGFKEAISLIFKF
- a CDS encoding DUF89 family protein produces the protein MRIKPECIQCLIQRGLIEIQKATEDYEKRLKTAIKLAKVLAKHLNEEANPSDLGALREKIIKRETGNTDIYKREKKLSNVTALKILSILETNISRLNNEFLKFKKACFYSALANNIEFDIPEHSFSINDLTKFFENGKVAIDESKEIYDLINSADKVSLFVDNAGEIIIDKLLAKQIKSLGVKLNTVVKAYPIMNDATVEDLDEANLTKLSDEILIVKLNCIGFPLSKLPVKIKDEILSSDLIIAKGMAHYEVLTEEKLSIPVAYLLVAKCFPVAENLNVKRGEAVIKLFKP
- the tpiA gene encoding triose-phosphate isomerase, yielding MNLKKVSTPFILVNFKAYNEATGEKAFNLAKIAEKISKETGVCIGVAPQLIDLRKIAVNVEVPVFAQHVDPFKPGAYTGYVTAEAIKDAGAAGSLINHSEKKIKLSEIDEAISRLKELKMISVVCADTEKASAAVAALNPDIVAIEPPELIGSGIAVSKAKPEIVRNTVALIEKVNPKVIVLCGAGITKGEDVSAALKLGAKGVLVASGVVKAKNQEEALFDLAEAARKIE
- a CDS encoding fructose 1,6-bisphosphatase; this translates as MSEKKLTISLIKADVGSVAGHHIVKEEQKELAREILEEAKKKNLLIDYYVFNCGDDLELLMTHNYGEGNSKIHELAWNTFKEVTEKVSKKFKLYAAGQDLLTEAFSGNIKGMGPGVAEMEIIERQSEPIVVFAADKTEPGAFNFPLFKIFADPTSTAGLVIDPSMHEGFTFRVMDVIEHKTVDLQCPAEMYDLLGLIGTTSRYVIERVFRTKDKLLAAVSSTTRLSLIAGKYVGKDDPCMIVRCQHGLPAVGEVLVPFGLPHLVAGFMRGSHIGPLMPVGLKDAKCTLFDGPPRVVALGFNISDGQLIGVKGNEPADLFADVAFDRARAIANEVTDYIRRHGEFMPARLGPEEMEYTTLPKILEKLKDRFMKAG
- a CDS encoding heptaprenylglyceryl phosphate synthase, whose protein sequence is MNLDFSSWKHVTKLDPDKENTKEVIQTVIESGTDAIMVSGTQRITKRKVVKLINMLKGCGKPIVLEPVKAEAVVFNNVDYIFVPSVINSRDKWWIIEAHVNWILKIKKKNIPWEKIVPEAYIVLNPKSAVAKVTKAVTNLSLNQIVSYAIFADRFVNFPILYIEYSGVYGDPKVVKTVKEELKQAKLFYGGGINNKERAEKMAKYATIVVGNIVYEDLNKFKETII
- a CDS encoding glycerophosphodiester phosphodiesterase — translated: MKSFIEKLNSKERVIIAHRGASGYAPENTLASFLKAIELNADAIECDVHLTKDGVPIVIHDEELSRTTNWKGYIKDYYLIELKSLSAGYKSRFGNQFESEKIPTLKEVFEVCKNKVGVVIEIKNGPFFYDRIEEKIIELIKEFNMEDWVIISAFDHQTVKKIKKLNRRLVTAIIFSGCPVKPTLDALLAYADGLHLEWCYLKQNVIEEAEKDNLFINVWTVNNEENIKKMLLMNVNGVITDYPDLGVKVRREMNF